In Lolium rigidum isolate FL_2022 chromosome 3, APGP_CSIRO_Lrig_0.1, whole genome shotgun sequence, the genomic window cccctcctctccttatataggggagaggtggcttacaagggaagaaaccctaatggcatctttgatgagctaagctactttataaagcctcTTTGGCCCCAGTGACGTTGCTTCTGTCTTTAATCAGAGGGCTGATGACCTCGTTCGTTATCTTTAACGTCAGCAActcctttggcgtcagggcttcgattaaagctgaagtgcttcactCATCTTGTCCTTTGGTCCTTGAAGAAATCTTTGACTggaatgccgacatgctacagttgagcctatgTCAGATCTCCGATATCTTTACCTTTGagctccggcatctttgcctGTGTACCTCAATCTCTTGTGTTTCTCGTACTCCGGTACCCCTCCTAGTATACAGGTTTGTATCACTTTAGCTCAGTTCTCACTCAACTTTGAGCATGCCGATTAATCTTTAATCCGGTATTCAAATGGTTTATCATGGCATATTTGCCAtatcttggcctaccgggggccatccccccgacactATCAAGGATAGAGCTAGCAAGGGCAGGCGAGGGCCATGGCCCCTCCCCCCTCCCCATGGTGAGTTTTTTCTAAGAAAAAATTAATTAAACTGTAGATTTGACCCGCAAATTTATCTATATGGCCCCTCCAAGCTATTTACATGCAATTGCCCATTGTGTAACTTTCCTGGTTGTATCCATGTCCACTATGGATCTCACTCAAATTCGATACAAGAGTagatggatacataagtttcaaggGATTAAGGAGAGAGAGAACTAAGGGTATTAAGAGGTAGAGTTGGATGTCTTTAGGGTTCTAGTTCATCAACACCCTCTTCGTAACGCTTCCCAGGAGATAAGTAGAGATGTGTGTCATCTTTAAGTGCGTCAGGTTTCAGCCATATCGTGGGTTGGGCCTATGTGCATGTTTTCCCTGGAGTATAGGTGGTATGTATTCTACGGCATGTTCGCTCCCCTGGTCCACAGTTACCGATGGCGTACTTGAGGTAGGCCTCACCATTGTTGTTGGGTCATGGTGAGTGACATGTCCCCTTGTTGATAAGTAGCTTGTTCCCAAGCTGGCGCGTCCCGAAAGCGATGAAGAAGCTCTCCTTGATCTCCCCATATCGTGACCGTTGCCAGTTGATCGTCACTACAACAACACACTCGGTCCCCTGGCGGTTTTGAACGCCGAGGCACATGCCTAATCATTGTGCTCACACCGAGGCGGCAAATAAAAACCGCCAAGAATAATTGTGTCCGGAAAATGCAGACGAGGCACTTTTATTTTCTCGCATCACTTACATATTTGTCGTGCTCTCTCATACGTGACATAAATGCGGAAATGACTCGGTACTTTAATTGACGAGAAAAGTGGGCGAATATTTATGTCATGTTTAGTAGATATTTTACGACACCTAAATTAATTACGATCAGAAAATCATGATCAAGTGAAAGCAATTTTCATTTCATTCAGATATAAAATTCCATTTTTATTACATTGGTATTACACCGCAACCACTTTACACCGGTGAAAATCCCATGCAACtccgaaagaaaagaaaaaatccgCAAATGGATAGATGGAGAAATCTAGGATGAGCACTTGTCCTAGATAAGTGAAAAACCTATCTAATCATATTCTTGAGCTCCTCTCTATTCTGCGATATTCTCCACACATGGTACTATGCAGCGACAGAGACATGACCCCCATCCTCCTAGCACGGTACTGCAACAATGACTTGGCCACCATACTCCTCACACGATACTGCGACGATGCCCAAATGCCCACCATTTTCCATGCACACTTGGATATGAAAGGAACAATGGATTGATTAGAATCGGGAATGCATGTGGAGGTGAAAGAACAAGATGCAACACAATATATAGAAGAGATGAAGACCATTTCTTAGAATTGAGAACATAGGTGAAGGGTTGGGATGCGGAGCCTGTGCCAGATCGGGAGATAGTAGTCCTCCAAGCCTGGCTCCGTGGAAATGGATGATTCAGTTTTccattttcattaatagagaagaaGTTTATAGTTTTATAACAAATTCCTAGGACATGCCCTAGGACTTTATCGAAAGCCTACTCTCCCGGTATTACATTGCACAATTTCTTAGCACCGGCCAAGCACCAAGCCCGAGCCTCATCTTTGATCTTGGCGATGATATTATTTGTGGCGGAATGGTGGTGGCGGAAGACTCTAGCGTTGCGCTCCTTCCAACTTCCCAAGAGATGAGCATAAGCAAGGATGCCAAAGCTTTCCTATGTTGACCTCTTCCTAAGGCAATATTTGTCCACCACACATCGATGTTTGGCTCGTTGATCCATGACTCCAGGGGTCTATCATGAATACCACAACAAGCTAGAATCTTTTTCCAAACTCGCAAGGTAAAACGACATTTGTACATGAGGTGGTCCGCCATCTCTTGGACTTGATTGCATAGAGGACAGTTTCCACAATTTTCCCAACCTCTACGTTGAAGCCTATCCACCGTCCATACTCTATTTTGCATAATCAACCAAGCGAAGAATTTGCACTTTGGAGGTGCCCAAAATTTCCAAACCGTGGAGTTTAGGGAGGTCGAAACTAGGCCTTCGAATTGCATCTTGTAGGCCGAGGAGGCAGAATATTTTCCATCAtttgtgaacttccaaataatggTGTACGAAACATCATGGAGAAGGTGCACGTCTTGAAGGAGACCCCAAAGCTTGACAAATTCTTCAATGTGAGGCACCCCAAACTCATGAGGGATCTTGATTTGATTGACCCAAAAGTTGTTATGGAGAGCTTTCCGGACATTGCAATTCTTCTTCTTAGACAATTTAAAGATCAAGGGCGCCAAATCACATGGGCAAAGTCCGCCAAACCAAGGAGAGGTCAAAAACTTCGCCTTTTCTCCATTTCCAATATTAACAAAAGTGGCGGCCGCAAAAAAAGCCGTCGGTCCTCCTTATTGCATGGATTACCAAGACCGATCGAAGATTTTGATTCATCGGTCCACTCAAGCCATAACCATCTTAGCCTTAGGGCGGTGGCAAACTTCTCGAGGTGCAAGATACCAAGGCCACCAAGCTTGGTAGGACGGCATACTTTCTTCCAATTAACTTTGCACTTGCCCCCGTCACTTTGTCGCGGCCCGCCCAAAGAAAAGCCCAGAGAAGAGCCATGATTCTATGAGTGACCTCCTTTGGAAGGTCGAAGGAGGTGATGTGATGGATCGTTTGAGAAGTAAGGACGGAGCGGACCAACACTCTTCTACCGGCCATGTTCACATTCTTCCAATTTCCGGCGGCAAACTTTCCGGCAATtttatcttccaagtattgaaggTCCGCACATTTAAGCCTAGTAACCGACAATGGTAAACCCAAGTATCGCACTGGCCGTGGGATGTTTTGCGGTTCGCGCTAGCCTGTCTGAGAGACTGATGTAGGCTATCAAACACCATAATTTGCATCCCAAGACTAGCTGAACATCATGCTAGCTACCAATCACACCCTTGATATCATGTATATTATGCTACCCAGCTAGCTTTCAGAACTGATCATGCCGCTTATCTGGTTGTGTCATGTCGATATGTTCTAGATACCAGGTCTGAATTTACTGTCAGCTTAACTCTCCCAAGACATTTTATTATCATCTCCCTAAAATAAAAGCACGGGCCATGAGGGAGAGCAAAAGCACACGACACAAGCATGCATATACCTGCTGATGTGAACTGAAAGTGATCACTGACACACACGCGCGCGCACGTCGCGGTGACATGCTCATGTGGACAAGCTGTACTTTGACAACCCCCAACTTGGGTTGAGTCACATACAAGGCTACAAAGTACGGGCTTGCATGGACTGGACTGGAGTGGCTGCAATGCGGCTAGCTAGCTTACATGCGAGCTGGCCCCTACTCGACAGTTTGTTCCCTTCCCCGTGTTTCCATCTACCGACTGATGATGATGGATCACTCCTGCATCTCCAGTGCCTTCGCTCTTCTTCATCTATTAATGCCGCCCTCATCACTCTGGCTCCCTGGTAAGCTACGCAAGCCTCTCCAAGATGACGGTCAGTGCCTTCCTTCCTCAATCCCTCATCATCATATCGCTGTCTGttcctttctttttcttccaTTTATTACCTGATTGTTCTACACGGATTTCAAGCAACTGATCTTCCATTACTTTGGGTGAGCCGGTCCCGAACTCCTTGTCTTAGCAGCTAAGTAGGATTAGAGCTGCGCGAGGAGCGACGATATATAGTCGCGGGGGGTGGGTGGGTTGAAGGAGAGGCATATCCGTGCCGagcagcggccggcggcgagctcctGCCGCTAGCGTCGAGGCAAGCACGCGAGGAAGAGACGGTGCTAGTCTGGCAGGCGGCACCTCGACCGTAGCTAGCAGCGCTGCGGCGGCGATCATGCTCAATGTTCACGTACGCGTGCTTCTGGCAGAGCCTTGGTGGAGCATGGCCGTGATCTTGAGGGAGCAGAGAGATAGGACTATGAGTACAGTGCCCGTGTAGTTCTAAGCTAGATGCCGGTACAGAGAAGAGACACAAAGAATAATCCTGCGAGAATTTACGTAGTACAGTAGATGATGTGGCGGAAGCGCTTTGACTGCTTTCTTATTATGCTGGCTACTACCATTTTTCAAGCACCATTTCCTCAAGACAGAACGGCATGCACGATCATTTTTTTTACAGAACATGTCCCTTCTCTTGATTGTTAATTTTTcagttttatttatttgtttgaaATGCTGTAACAACCTGTGTCTGTTTGATTTACCTAATCACATCAAAATATTTCACAAAGGACTCACTTCCAATTAAGAAAATTGAAATGACAGTTCAGTCACCCTCTTATGTTCTTCATGTACCAGCTCCTAGGTTGGATGCACCGAAAGCTACGGAGCAATAATgacgtgttcaaagagttcaacgCCGGCGGAGGTACGCTCACTAACTATATTGATGCACTCATTCACAGTCATAGATAGAAAATAACTTTTGTATGTTGATCTCTTGGTTATTATTTCTGATCCAACAAAGAGCGGGTAGAACCGCAAGGTCACCAAAAACTACTTCACAAAGTTCCACATCAATTAGACTACTACCAGATATGAGATGCAGGTGTCGGTGACAATTTGTAGCGGCTTCATATAAATACAAACTATGGTACCCGTGAACACATAAACTTGACGCGGTTTAAAGAAGATATTGTTTCGTTATTATTCTACAATTATAGACCATGGGTTCGAATAGTTGGGAGGGACCACTTCAGGAAGTCTATGCACGGGGTTTCTTTACCATCCTACTATTCATCACATTGGACATGGTACACTCCACATCTTCCATTAGGAATAGCAACGCGAACTGTGGCAGAGCAATCTCactctactactactactagtaccATGTCAGTATATATCTATTCTTTAATCAGGAGGCATTATTTCTTAGGAAGATGACACATCATGCAATAGAGAGGAGGTTTCTAGTGGGGTAGAGAgtattctttttttcctttttgaaatTGGGGAAATTTTGTTTGGCATTACTATGACCAACCAGTCTTGTCGAGTGCGGACAAATGTAGTTCGGCCTAAAGATaccatttttttaataaaatcaAATGCGGTATTTTGAAGATTTAAAAAATCTAAGCtcaaaatactttatattttttgGGGCtatataaaaataacaaaatctctcATCTAAAGTATTGAATAGtgcaaaaataataaaatctcTCATCTAAAGTAGAGAAAACAGGCCATCCATAGCTCGGGATACCCGGCCCTTGGGGTTTCCGTAATCTTGTTCGATTTCATCATTTAGCTTACTAGCATCTTTTGAACTCCAATCTTATAAAATAAACTAGTATAATCCTAGTTTAGCACAATTAGATTATATTCCAGTAATGCTATTGAATTGGTCAAGCATTTGCACAATTTATTTTCCAAACGGATTGCCCCTTACATCACCGCCTAATTAAAGAAAATATAAAGTCTTATTATAGCACTACAATTGATGTTGACAAATCTCCGCACATGTCCAACGTCATCTCTTTTGTGTCTTCAACTCATAGTTAGGAAAGTCCCATGATTAACAATTGCGATGATTTAGAAAATGCATGGATATTAATCTGCGACTGTAGGTGGGGCCTGCAATTGCATCACCGGACTAGCCTCACCGGACGGCGAATACTTCGGTGACGATGCCTTTGCCGCCAACCATCCATCGCCGCTGGTCAGCGCGGACGAGCACTTCACCTTTAGCGGGAGTGGCCTCCTCGCCATTGGCACGCTGGGCTTCGCCGACTTTGACATCCCTAGCGACCACGAGGACAACGACGAAGATTACGATCACGTCGACGTGGAGAGCATTGATGCCGATGGCACCGTGGATGAAGCTGACGATGGCACTGTCACGCCCACCTTCACCTACCTGCAGCCTGAGGCCGAGGACGCCGCTGTGGAGAAGGAGATGTGCACCATTGAGGCCGTCGCGGAGAAGGACGATGACACGCCAACGGAGGACGACCTCATGCTGGTGAGCGCCGAGCTGGAGAAGGTCCTCGGGGGCAGCGACATTCCGTCCGCGCGGGTGAGCTTCGCCATGGGCGTCGACTGCCCGCTGCAGGGCTTCCTATTCGGCTCCCCGGTGTGCAGCGACGCCGAGTCGCGACCTGACAAACCGGACGGCGGTGGCCGGCGCACCTCACTCGGCGAGCTGTTCATGCGCACACGCTTCGTCGAGGACAAGGTAGCACTTGTCGCCGTCGCGGAGGGGGAAGACGGCGGGGAGAGGGATGAAGGGAAGCAAGGGAAAGGGGACGGCGGCCGCtacaagaggatgaagaagaggagggtGAAGGATGAGAAAGGCGCCGGTGGCGATGGAGAGCCGGATAGTGCAACGACTAAAAGCAAATTTAAGAAGGTACCGTTCTTCTTCGTTTTCCTTTAGTAAATTGTTCTTTGGCATACTACATTGTTTGAGCCTCTGCTACTATTTGGCTTGTAAGATTTTATGTATACCTTACTTTGGTATGCGTGGAGTATGTATAATATAATTTGAGCAGAGATATATTCTCGTAACTAAAGGGTCTTGGAAATAAATTGTTGGTAATAGCTCGATGGTCACATCAAAATAGTACCATCCAGACTTACTATCTTAAAATATATTATTAATGTTACACTAAGTTTATGAACTTCTAATAAAATATTTTCTCAATTAGTAAATAGTTACAATTATAGTTTAATTGGACTTAATAAGAAATCACTTGGTTAGTGATGGAAGAATCTGTTGAGATTATTTAGTGGcgaaccttttttttttgaaagtaatacggtaggggaagcccctcagtgtttttttaataataagaatCCAAATCTGCGTCATTGAAGATTTGAACCTGGGTAGCTAGttcgtacatccacttccctaacaaaATGAGTTAGGATCACTTCTTAAGAAATATGTCACGAAGAGCTGAAACTTAAGTTGCATATGCCATGTTGAAACAATCCATATGCTAATAATAGGGGCACTGAGTTGACAACTTGACATGTCAATTTGTTTGCAAACTCTTGTCTAATGTTATCTTTATGGATCCTAGCTTTCTTGCTGGACCATTCCATTTGTCATTGTATCCTTAGCCTCTTATTACGACTTACGAAGATGCTGGACTAATTTATTTATCCGTCTAGACACTCTTGCTTTTCCTTCCCGTTTCTTTGAGATGATTTTTACCTTTTTTTGTTAGCGAAAGGATTTGACTGAACAAAAAATCTTAATAAATGATTAGAGAGACATTTCACTGGATAAATATGCGCTGCTCAGTTATATTACCTATCATCATATAAACAACAATATAATGCAGTGAATTTCGTGAATTCATCAAACATTGGACAGAGTTCTGAAAGTAAGAAGGATTTGCTCATTGCAGATCCTTCAAATCTTCCACAGGAAAGTCTACCCTGAAAGCACGATACTGACAAGGAACCTGACCAAGAAAACCCGCAAACGCTGTGGTCCGGAGGACGGCGGCGGTGCTACCGACGAGCCGACGGCCTCGCCGAAGACCACCCGGCCGCGCATGCTGAGCCTCGGATGCTGCACCAAGCGCTCCTTCAGCGCCTCCCCTGGTGACAGCGGCGAGCTGAACGCCAACAAGAGCGGCCACTGGATCAAGACCGACGCAGACTGTGAGTGCAATACAGTAGTAGTATTATTTTTCTTCAGTCAGTGTAATAATGATGGTGCATGCATGTTCCTATCCACCCATCACTCTTGCAACCACCTAGCATAGTAATCGCATCACTAAAATGGACACTTGACAGTGAAATGTTCCTTGCTAGTTTTGGAGAAGCTTCAAGGATTAGCTAGCTATCAACAAGGTACTACTGTAGGACGATGCACAGTGCACTGTACTTACACTCGACCTGTCTTTGTGACTTGATGCAGACTTGGTGCTGGAATTATAGATGGAAGGAAGAATCAAGAGCTGTTGGCCTGAATGTGAACGTGAATGAAGCACAGCGAGTATATGTGTATGTGTATGTGTGCTTGCCTATTTCAATCCTTATCTTGTCGGTACGTACCTCTGAATGTGTTGTATGTCTCACAATATAAGGTGGGAGAACGACTGAAATTATATCAATCAAGTGTGCGGTGATGTGTACATGGCTCTGTAGACGCCTGAGTCTGACAGAGATCACCAAGACACAATGTATGATTTAATTTTCTTGTTGATGCGATTGGTGTTTTGTAAACCTAGCAGATGGCTTTGTGTGGGTGCACAGTAGTAGGGGCTAGATTGGTCCCTCCCTGGTCTTGCACTCTCTTGAACTCTTGTTAGTGGATTACTTGCATGATTAAAGGGGTGATACAGTGACAGTGATGGACATAGATTACACACAGATATGTCCTCATTAGATTGCCCTTTAGTTAGGGATCATTCTCATGGCCCCGTTTGGAAGCTGTTACCCACAATGTGTGCATGGTGGACCAGGCCGGATGCATCGTCGATCGGATACAATGTTTAAAGGGACAAGTGTGCAAGTGTCTCGATGGTATCCAGTCCTTGGTTCAGTGGAGGATAAGGCCGGATCACTGAAGAACTATATAGGTTGGTCACGCAACTACGGGTTGCCTGATCTCTATTAAATTTGTAAGATAACTAGGCAAGAAATTTCAAGAACTCAACCCAACAACAATCACCAACATCCATGGATTCTCACAATCCAATAAGAAGGACGAGCAAGGTTGGGGTCTTGGTCTCCAGGCACCTTCACAAGGACATGGCCTTTGACTCCCCAAGGAGAGGGTAGAAGCAAAGCTCGACCAAGGTAAAACTAAACTCCTATCTAAATTCTAGATTTAGTTTTTTTTGTCAATCCCATCCAACTAATTCACAAACACATTTGTgatgttggttataaataatatgCATGATATGCCATAAAAGAAGAGCAAAGGGACGTGAGATAAATAAATGTTGAATAGTTTCCTCTAAGTCACAAAAATAGTATTTCTTGCACTCATTCACATTTCGCTTAGCTAGATTATCTTTAATGAGCAATACCTTTCTATTAAGAAACCTCAATAAAATATTGATCTTCAGTGGGATCTTAAGTTTCCACAAATACTTGGGTAGAAACCTAGTATGACCATCCATAAGGTCTCCATCCATAGTTTTCATAAGAAAAACTAAGGATGTTAGTTTCTA contains:
- the LOC124695974 gene encoding protein LAZY 1 translates to MTLLGWMHRKLRSNNDVFKEFNAGGGGACNCITGLASPDGEYFGDDAFAANHPSPLVSADEHFTFSGSGLLAIGTLGFADFDIPSDHEDNDEDYDHVDVESIDADGTVDEADDGTVTPTFTYLQPEAEDAAVEKEMCTIEAVAEKDDDTPTEDDLMLVSAELEKVLGGSDIPSARVSFAMGVDCPLQGFLFGSPVCSDAESRPDKPDGGGRRTSLGELFMRTRFVEDKVALVAVAEGEDGGERDEGKQGKGDGGRYKRMKKRRVKDEKGAGGDGEPDSATTKSKFKKILQIFHRKVYPESTILTRNLTKKTRKRCGPEDGGGATDEPTASPKTTRPRMLSLGCCTKRSFSASPGDSGELNANKSGHWIKTDADYLVLEL